In Myxococcales bacterium, a single genomic region encodes these proteins:
- the rlmN gene encoding 23S rRNA (adenine(2503)-C(2))-methyltransferase RlmN, which translates to MPAFTETAEVPPLARTPEEWARFATAHGGRTFHGQQIFRWVQGRAVLDADRMTDLPGKLRDAVRELVLPTVVTVRDVRRAADATRKLLVAMADGATVETVLIPGVTGGRSSLPSPLEGDADAAAADEDEDDPADADATSAPKDDAAVRVTQCISTQVGCAMGCVFCASGVAGLKRQMGPDEIVAQVLLAKAELDPTERLSNVVLMGMGEPLHNYEATRRALRLITHREGIGLSRRRVTVSTSGLVPEIARLGEDFGGQIGLAISLHATNDETRSRLMPINKKYPLDALLGALRAYPLPKRRRITIEYTLVAGKNDTPGEAQALARLLRGIPVKVNLIPMNPIEASTLGPPDLTGVLSFKRVLVDAGYSCFIRRRRGDDVSAACGQLALSGEKRRVRVLRD; encoded by the coding sequence CCGAAGTCCCGCCGCTCGCGCGCACGCCCGAGGAGTGGGCGCGCTTCGCGACCGCACACGGTGGGCGAACGTTCCACGGGCAGCAGATCTTTCGCTGGGTCCAGGGGCGCGCCGTGCTCGACGCGGACCGGATGACGGACCTCCCGGGAAAGCTGAGGGACGCGGTCCGTGAGCTGGTGCTCCCCACCGTCGTCACGGTGCGCGACGTTCGCCGCGCCGCCGACGCGACAAGGAAGCTCCTCGTAGCGATGGCTGACGGCGCCACCGTCGAGACCGTGCTCATTCCCGGGGTCACGGGGGGACGCTCCTCGCTTCCATCACCGCTCGAAGGGGACGCCGACGCGGCCGCCGCGGACGAAGACGAAGACGACCCCGCCGATGCCGACGCAACGTCGGCCCCAAAAGACGACGCCGCGGTGCGCGTCACGCAGTGCATCTCGACCCAAGTCGGCTGCGCGATGGGATGTGTCTTCTGCGCGAGCGGCGTCGCCGGGCTGAAGCGGCAGATGGGCCCCGACGAGATCGTCGCCCAAGTGCTGCTCGCGAAAGCCGAGCTCGATCCGACCGAGCGGCTCAGCAACGTGGTTCTCATGGGGATGGGCGAGCCCCTCCACAACTACGAAGCTACGCGGCGCGCCCTCCGGCTCATCACGCACCGAGAGGGCATCGGCCTGTCGCGCCGCCGCGTGACCGTCTCAACGAGCGGCCTTGTTCCAGAGATCGCGCGACTCGGCGAGGACTTCGGCGGACAAATCGGGCTGGCCATCTCGCTTCACGCGACGAACGACGAGACGCGCTCGCGGCTGATGCCCATCAACAAGAAGTACCCGCTCGACGCGCTCCTTGGCGCGCTTCGGGCCTATCCGCTCCCGAAGCGGCGGCGCATCACGATCGAATACACGCTGGTCGCCGGAAAGAACGACACGCCTGGTGAGGCGCAGGCGCTCGCGCGCCTCTTGCGGGGAATCCCCGTCAAGGTGAACCTCATTCCCATGAACCCCATCGAGGCGAGCACGCTCGGCCCGCCGGACTTGACGGGCGTCCTGTCGTTTAAACGCGTCCTCGTCGACGCTGGATACTCTTGTTTCATCAGGCGCCGGCGCGGCGATGACGTGAGCGCCGCGTGCGGACAGCTCGCCTTGAGCGGCGAGAAGCGACGCGTGCGAGTCCTCCGCGACTGA
- a CDS encoding prolipoprotein diacylglyceryl transferase yields MLPYIHVKDLAIGPLTLHPFGILVALGVVLGTWLATWRARVRGMDLVKLNSFVTWMLVAGFIGGHVLDSIFYHPKQVLKDPLSLIRLWEGLSSFGGFTGGAIGIAMWKFLEVAPKGDKRRGFLGLRRRAVPETTVPFMDVILSVFPVAWIFGRSGCTVVHDHMGAKSAPGAFLSVAYPGPGDRPQWDNAIDFFQGNTHRYDLGLMELSFTIVLAALLALTWKRRLPTGTYIVAVCLSYAPVRFAMDRLRITEGEAADPRYLGMTPGQWACIGLFAIGLVTLYWTRSLHKRGIDLTDRVLAPPETPVGAAPA; encoded by the coding sequence ATGCTCCCTTACATACACGTCAAAGACCTCGCGATCGGTCCCTTGACCCTTCATCCCTTCGGCATCCTCGTCGCCCTCGGCGTAGTGCTCGGCACGTGGCTCGCGACATGGCGCGCGCGCGTGCGTGGGATGGACCTCGTGAAGCTCAACTCCTTTGTGACGTGGATGCTCGTCGCAGGCTTCATCGGCGGCCACGTCTTGGACAGCATCTTCTACCACCCGAAGCAGGTCCTGAAGGATCCGCTCTCCCTCATCCGGCTCTGGGAAGGCCTTAGCTCCTTCGGCGGCTTCACCGGTGGCGCCATCGGGATCGCCATGTGGAAGTTCCTCGAGGTGGCTCCCAAGGGCGACAAGCGCCGCGGGTTCCTCGGCCTTCGACGCCGAGCCGTGCCCGAGACGACGGTGCCGTTCATGGACGTGATCCTCTCGGTCTTTCCGGTGGCGTGGATCTTCGGCCGCAGCGGCTGCACCGTCGTGCACGACCACATGGGCGCGAAGTCCGCGCCCGGCGCCTTCCTTTCCGTGGCCTACCCAGGGCCTGGCGATCGGCCGCAATGGGACAACGCCATCGACTTCTTCCAGGGCAATACGCATCGCTACGATCTCGGCTTGATGGAGCTGTCGTTTACGATCGTGCTGGCGGCGCTCCTGGCGCTCACCTGGAAGCGGCGCCTGCCAACGGGCACGTACATCGTGGCCGTTTGCCTGTCGTACGCGCCGGTACGCTTTGCGATGGACCGGCTGCGCATCACCGAAGGCGAAGCGGCGGACCCGCGCTACCTGGGCATGACGCCAGGCCAATGGGCGTGCATCGGGCTCTTCGCCATCGGCCTCGTCACGCTCTATTGGACCCGCTCGCTTCACAAGCGTGGCATTGACCTCACCGATCGCGTGCTCGCGCCGCCGGAGACACCCGTCGGCGCAGCGCCGGCCTAG
- a CDS encoding acyl-CoA thioesterase, with protein sequence MFAYERKVHFEDVDAAGIVFFARYLNYCHEAMEAFFGPLEGGYERLITERHIGLPAVHVEVDYRGPLRYGDQVTLHVTIPHVGRSSTKLKYDFFRKRDGAHVATVVHTCAVSDLTILKSITIPDDMRALLLQHAP encoded by the coding sequence ATGTTCGCGTACGAGCGCAAGGTTCATTTCGAGGATGTGGACGCGGCGGGCATCGTCTTTTTCGCGCGCTACCTCAACTACTGTCACGAAGCGATGGAGGCGTTCTTCGGGCCACTCGAGGGCGGCTACGAGCGGCTCATCACGGAGCGACACATCGGCCTCCCAGCGGTCCACGTGGAGGTCGACTACCGGGGCCCGCTGCGCTACGGCGATCAGGTCACCCTTCATGTGACAATCCCGCACGTGGGCCGCTCGTCGACGAAGCTGAAGTACGACTTTTTTCGCAAACGCGACGGCGCTCACGTCGCCACCGTCGTGCACACGTGCGCCGTCAGCGATCTCACGATTCTGAAGTCGATCACGATCCCCGACGACATGCGCGCGCTCTTGCTTCAGCACGCGCCGTAG
- a CDS encoding DUF3501 family protein yields the protein MKLVERAEILGIGEYEPIRPAFRARVIEEKKARRFSIGARISAVFETHDSVLLQIQEMVRTERITREGAVLHELETYNELVPREGELSVTALIEIHDKEEREAFLVRARGIESSFYVECGGERFVGVVAKDRLLEDRASAVIYLKFALSPAVAQRLRDGAVGELVIGVEHDAYRERAALAASVVLAVAADLKEPS from the coding sequence ATGAAGCTTGTCGAACGAGCGGAGATCCTCGGCATCGGAGAATACGAGCCGATTCGTCCTGCCTTTCGGGCGCGCGTGATTGAAGAGAAGAAGGCGCGAAGGTTTTCCATCGGCGCGCGCATCAGCGCCGTCTTCGAGACCCACGACTCGGTGCTGCTCCAGATTCAAGAGATGGTCCGCACCGAGCGCATCACCCGCGAAGGCGCCGTCCTCCACGAGCTCGAGACCTACAACGAGCTTGTGCCGCGCGAGGGCGAGCTGTCGGTCACGGCGCTCATCGAGATTCACGACAAGGAGGAGCGCGAGGCGTTCCTTGTGCGCGCCCGCGGCATCGAGAGCTCCTTCTATGTCGAGTGCGGCGGCGAGCGATTTGTGGGCGTTGTGGCGAAGGACCGCCTCCTCGAAGACCGGGCGTCTGCCGTCATCTACCTGAAGTTCGCGTTGTCACCGGCGGTCGCGCAACGACTCCGTGACGGCGCCGTTGGTGAGCTCGTGATCGGAGTCGAGCACGACGCGTACCGCGAAAGGGCCGCGCTAGCGGCGTCCGTCGTGCTCGCCGTAGCTGCCGATCTCAAAGAGCCGTCCTGA
- a CDS encoding rubrerythrin yields MPKLAGTKTHQNLKDAFAGESQANRRYMYFAKVADIEGLPEVAGNFKETADGETGHAHGHLDYLKQAGDPATGLPIGSTELNLKASIAGETHEYETMYPSMAKAAREEGFDDIAEWFETLAKAEKSHAGRFTKMLDSLKG; encoded by the coding sequence ATGCCGAAGCTTGCAGGAACCAAGACCCACCAGAACCTCAAAGACGCCTTCGCCGGCGAGAGCCAGGCGAACCGCCGTTACATGTACTTCGCAAAGGTTGCCGACATCGAGGGCCTCCCCGAGGTCGCCGGCAACTTCAAGGAGACGGCCGATGGTGAGACGGGGCACGCCCACGGGCACCTCGATTACCTGAAGCAAGCGGGCGACCCCGCGACGGGCCTCCCCATCGGCAGCACCGAGCTGAACCTGAAGGCGTCCATCGCCGGCGAAACCCACGAGTACGAGACCATGTACCCGAGCATGGCGAAGGCCGCGCGCGAAGAGGGCTTCGACGACATCGCCGAGTGGTTCGAGACGCTCGCCAAGGCCGAGAAGAGCCACGCGGGGCGCTTCACCAAGATGCTCGACAGCCTCAAGGGCTGA
- a CDS encoding transcriptional repressor: MLEGLRAAGFKITAQRRAIVELFADDASHPTAQSIYERLRDAHPGLSFATVYNTLDALSSAGTAGLLRVGTASRFDPNTAPHEHAICSVCESILDLPLLDRGEVLPDRQDALAAHGFQVAAVETLYRGVCRECQDRAAGDRAH, from the coding sequence ATGCTTGAGGGCCTGCGGGCGGCAGGCTTCAAGATCACCGCGCAGCGTCGCGCCATCGTTGAGCTGTTCGCCGACGACGCATCCCACCCGACGGCTCAGTCGATCTACGAGCGCCTGCGCGACGCGCATCCGGGCCTGAGCTTCGCTACCGTCTACAACACACTCGACGCGCTCTCGAGCGCTGGCACAGCCGGCCTGTTGCGCGTCGGCACCGCGTCTCGATTCGACCCCAACACCGCGCCCCACGAGCACGCCATCTGCAGCGTGTGCGAGAGCATCCTCGACCTGCCCTTGCTAGACCGCGGTGAGGTTCTGCCGGACCGCCAGGACGCGCTCGCGGCCCACGGCTTTCAGGTCGCCGCGGTCGAAACGCTCTACCGCGGCGTCTGCCGTGAGTGCCAAGACCGCGCCGCCGGCGACCGCGCGCACTGA